AAGCGCAAAAGAAGCAGTCATCGCCATGAACAACGGCAAACTCAAGTTTCCGATGGTTGTAGTGGGGGATGTGGTTATGAAAAACCCACCCATCGATGAACTCGTGCGCGTGCTGAAAGAGAAGCAGGTTGTCGCTTCTGTTCAAAGTTGAGCTATGCTGATGTGCCTAATACACGCTCCAACAACGCGTAGTGAAGTACATTAAATGTTTTAGCAGAAAATCCGGCTTTGCAAGAGACCCTGCTGAAAACAGGCACATATGCTTGCATGAATGCACTTGAACGAACTTGTTATGTAATTGAATGGCTATATAAAAGGTCAGGTAGTAGCTTTTTTCAATGCATTTATTCACCAGCCTTTTTCTCAGCATGTCTGCATACCGATTGAGATCCTTTTGCTTGCTCTTTTTTTTCATAGCGCTTTCAGGATGTGAGCGCTCGACAGCCCAGAATACTGGGGACATCCCTGGTGTTTCCACGGAACGTGCTGCCGAATTGGACCGCAAATTCCCTGAAATCATGGCAAAGCATGGCGTTAATACAACCGGGGTAGGGGTAATTAAGAACGGTGAATTGGTTTGGGCCGGGTACTATGGAGAGCAAGCAGCAGGTGTACCGGCTTCCCATGAAACGCTTTTTAACGTAGCCTCCATCACCAAGACGATCACTGCTGAAGCCCTTTTGCATTTGGTCGATGACGGGAAGTTGGATTTGGATGAATCGATGGCGCCCCATTGGGTTGATCCAGATCTTGTTGACGATCCGAAGCACAAATTGCTAACGCCAAGGATGACCCTCAACCATTCTTCCGGTTTTTTGAATTGGAGGAATATTAGCGCTGACAGAAAATTGAAGTTTGTCAACGACCCGGGCACGATGTTCGGATATTCCGGCGAAGGATTTGAGTATGTGATGCGGTACGCGCAAAGGAAACTAGGGGTACATCCAGAAGAGCTCGTCAAGCAATATGTATTCGACCCTGTCGGCATGGATGGAGTGTCTTACAGCGTACGCCAGGCAAACTTCGATCGCATTGCCCAGCCTAAAGATGAAAATGGCCGTGCATATGATCCGTATTGCCGTCCCGGAGGATTTTGCGGGCAAGAAGGCCGATATTTTGCGTCTGATGATATGGTCATCAGTGTTGAAAGCTATGCCAGGTTTTTGATTTCAGTGATGAATGAGGAGGGGTTGAGCAAAGCGCTCATCGCTGACCGGAATCGCGTTCAAATTACCAAGCCGGCAGACCAGGCAATGGTTGACTGCGAAATGGATAAAGATCAGGTGTGTCCTGTGGCGCAGGGGTATGGCTTAGGCTGGGAAGTGCTCGACTATGGAGATACCAAAGTGTTAAGCCATAGCGGCAGCGATTGGTCAGAGTTGACCCTGGGCTACTTTTATACTGAATCTAAAGACGGCTTGATCATCTTCTTCAATGCGCCCAACGCGTTGGCGGTAGGTGCAATGTACGATACCCTTGTACTTATGGACCCCGACTCGCCCATGATCGGGGGATACGGCCGGTGGATCGAATGGCTTGAGTCTCAGCAGTAGTGCCAGTGATTGCCAGACATTCCTGCCTATCTAAGCTGTAAGTTGGTGTTGAGATGGGCAGCAACGATAATGGTTACTTCACCAGCAACATGCGCCCGGTACGCGATGTGCCGTTTGCCTGCGTTACGCGGTAGAAATAAACACCACCTGGTACGTCGCCTGGCGTCCAATTTTGCTGATGTGAACCTGCCGGCAACACGCCATCCAGCAACACTTTTACTTCTTGCCCGAGGACATTGAACACAGCTACGTGGGTTTGCCCGGCAACTGCTGTGGTAAACGAAATGGATGTCGAGGCGGCAAAGGGATTGGGATAGTTTTGTGCGAGGATCAGCTGATCCGGTGTTTCGCCGGCCATTTCATTGCTTACGCCCACGTTGCCCAGTACCACGCTGATACGTAGCCCTGTATTGAGTTGGCCGCCGGCTTCAGAGAGGCTGAAACTGTTTGTCGCGGTCATATCCACGGGGCCAAACTGGGTGCCGGTCACATCGTCTGTTATTTCAAAGGATCCAAGCGTGGCAAGT
This window of the Bacteroidota bacterium genome carries:
- a CDS encoding T9SS type A sorting domain-containing protein, with product MKHFITLFLVLCFCLPLHTQAQEFTLPVTFTAGSQSTVLTIGTHPNATDDFDVDLDVLAPPSPPSAAINAWSAINNENYQTDLRSISETELQFSIGFQADPGSDITLSWDSAPLATLGSFEITDDVTGTQFGPVDMTATNSFSLSEAGGQLNTGLRISVVLGNVGVSNEMAGETPDQLILAQNYPNPFAASTSISFTTAVAGQTHVAVFNVLGQEVKVLLDGVLPAGSHQQNWTPGDVPGGVYFYRVTQANGTSRTGRMLLVK
- a CDS encoding serine hydrolase domain-containing protein, with protein sequence MSAYRLRSFCLLFFFIALSGCERSTAQNTGDIPGVSTERAAELDRKFPEIMAKHGVNTTGVGVIKNGELVWAGYYGEQAAGVPASHETLFNVASITKTITAEALLHLVDDGKLDLDESMAPHWVDPDLVDDPKHKLLTPRMTLNHSSGFLNWRNISADRKLKFVNDPGTMFGYSGEGFEYVMRYAQRKLGVHPEELVKQYVFDPVGMDGVSYSVRQANFDRIAQPKDENGRAYDPYCRPGGFCGQEGRYFASDDMVISVESYARFLISVMNEEGLSKALIADRNRVQITKPADQAMVDCEMDKDQVCPVAQGYGLGWEVLDYGDTKVLSHSGSDWSELTLGYFYTESKDGLIIFFNAPNALAVGAMYDTLVLMDPDSPMIGGYGRWIEWLESQQ